Proteins from a single region of Platichthys flesus chromosome 16, fPlaFle2.1, whole genome shotgun sequence:
- the arhgap23a gene encoding rho GTPase-activating protein 23 isoform X5: MWTERHADLSKPCAPMPAAMLPCPAPVGSDWSFQNPVGVDCSSPEPRCIWLAVLRGTTGPVPAPSPPPVMATGPRKSSLQPRAKGRRDGLSSAGDNPRPPMATRSGREGVGMGWKGPRTLVLRKNSQGFGFTLRHFIVYPPESTLHTNLKDEENGNGKGYQKGRLEPMDTIFVKNVREKGPAHQAGLCTGDRLVKVNGESVLGKTYSQVIALIQNSESVLELSIMPKDEDVLQLVSAYSQDAYLTGNEPYSGGAEHLPPPPPLCYPRTKTTTPAGAPPPTPMGQNQLDNWSRWPGSSSPSSPLDNHSALGSPASWQEGRAGEPGGVGHSSPAHRTEEIQYGMTSKQPQGQTRGRSYSSSSSSGGPLSSPLQVHYPNHHAVSPPQPQPRKSSSAWSSPPLPQLSHGQNERCQQALTDWFYSQRPEHSGRCIQTRHRSYSQDRLSETRRQQQRSGGWPHSASQDTLLLLQQQSGPGPHGEPCWSYGDWEGGPGRGPPGTNYTRTRSENLLAQYDRHGRSLEMLDRTAAGVVSPRFERPSWHQQAPKPPPRTDAYPRQGGHFVASQAPLVPRHTQSHSKHHPQPHTQAHLQPQAQQAAPQTRRLPTGQSMDDQPVGYRSYSPSFYRKTGRIMQQAHSFRDPSYSGPHLNWNSTPKTSPPEVTAAPITSSTASPLASATPESQDRAYRPTNHERERGSVEGETEVVPQTQEVVLRQKPPTGRRNAHGLRHPHYALPMDGLEPSLFSTDPQDPAPGSSGDVAPRKPNGNLAPLSIEDDSLASIPFIAITTERSKSCDEGLNTFREEGRVFSRLPKRVKSFFTDGSLDNLGTAEEVRSKRHSTSELGNITYSDVRREGWLHYKQILTEKGKKVGSGMRPWKRVFSILRSHSLFLYKDKREAVLRGATIGGSAEDDQPISIRGCLVDIAYSETKRKHALRLTTQDFCEYLLQAEDREEMLDWIKVIRENSKTDSEELGFSRQALINKKLNDYRKQSPTGSKPDSSPRMARMKPPFLLNKTENAAAAPRSPKQDGKDESSPPKSPWGINIMKKTKKAGPKAFGVRLEDCQPGVINKFIPLIVEICCGLVEEMGLEYTGIYRVPGNNAVVSMLQDQLNKGDQINPAEEKWQDLNVVSSLLKSFFRKLPEPLFTNDKYNDFIDANRMDNATDRLKTMKKLIRDLPDYYFHTLKFLVGHLKTVADSADKNKMEPRNLALVFGPTLVRTSEDNMKDMVTHMPDRYKIVETLIQHYIWFFTDELDKDEKTPVDTEDVQPVPNIDHLLPNIGRTALLGEASDSTNSDSAKSKGSWGSKKDLTAKDFLTLSIMSAVSGRKRRKRHNGRRVGSTDDDDSEHEPIKAGAEEGEEAASPAGDTAPRAEAEEDDDDEEEEEEEEDEEVVESGVKEEVEQEVVAVIPSRPCCKEEEDAGGRQAVILLQEEEARAEVKGPAWRSREDARSIVSGYSTLSTLGRSLGSEGRGDDGDDENSELVSETDNESGFASRSLTQERPDKHTNTPVNTQPPAAQRSFLYTHYKPPVLSPTNLLAPPTPLTHTPDSAERSEGGARSTTPSSSSFSSSSTTHRLHSRPSFNSHKLIQCDTLARKKMKSEKSNARSLDMMELAEASAQCDGAGSGSDGAPRLRRDTSRTNPSSGSSQESLRPARPKTALPPCEAASFTPTGPGGRSLAEQVRARLLGSADDLRSVGLRKPLSPETRRKRRAWRRHTVVASPTETSDKRPTMIFNDFPLSPINQNQVKSPGLPRDADVLDQEPTARQVPTSRFHQYL, from the exons GCTAAGGGTCGGAGGGATGGTCTCTCCTCAGCCGGTGACAACCCTCGGCCGCCGATGGCGACCCGGTCGGGAAGGGAGGGGGTCGGCATGGGCTGGAAGGGTCCCCGGACGCTGGTCCTCCGCAAGAACTCCCAGGGTTTTGGGTTCACGTTGCGCCACTTCATCGTTTACCCTCCAGAGTCCACCCTGCACACCAACCTCAAG GATGAGGAGAATGGAAATGGAAAGG GGTATCAGAAAGGTCGCCTGGAGCCGATGGACACCATATTTGTGAAGAACGTGCGGGAGAAAGGTCCGGCCCACCAGGCGGGCTTATGCACAG GGGATCGGCTGGTGAAAGTGAACGGCGAGAGTGTTTTAGGGAAGACGTACTCGCAGGTGATCGCCCTCATTCAGAACAG TGAGAGCGTGCTGGAGCTCTCCATCATGCCAAAAGATGAAGATGTGCTTCAGTTGGTAAGT GCGTATTCCCAGGATGCCTACCTGACAGGCAACGAACCCTATTCAGGGGGAGCTGAGCATCTCCCACCCCCACCGCCCCTCTGTTACCCACGCACCAAGACCACCACCCCTGCTGGAGCCCCTCCACCTACGCCCATGGGCCAGAACCAGCTGGATAACTGGAGTCGCTGGCCAGGCTCTTCCAGCCCCTCTTCACCCCTGGATAACCACTCGGCTTTGGGCAGCCCCGCCAGCTGGCAGGAGGGGCGGGCGGGAGAGCCTGGAGGTGTGGGTCACAGCAGCCCGGCCCACCGCACAGAGGAGATCCAGTATGGTATGACCAGCAAGCAGCCTCAGGGCCAGACCAGGGGGCGCTCctactcttcctcttcctcgtcagGAGGCCCCTTGTCCAGCCCGCTCCAAGTCCACTACCCCAACCACCACGCTGTCAGTCCCCCTCAGCCCCAGCCACGGAAGTCCAGCTCGGCCTGGAGCAGTCCTCCCCTGCCACAGCTCAGCCACGGTCAAAACGAGCGCTGCCAGCAGGCGCTGACTGACTGGTTCTACAGCCAGCGGCCTGAGCACTCAGGACGCTGCATCCAGACGCGCCACCGCAGCTACTCTCAGGACCGACTCAGTGAAAcaaggaggcagcagcagcggtcAGGTGGCTGGCCGCACAGCGCCTCCCAGGACACTCTGCTGTTATTGCAGCAGCAGTCAGGACCAGGACCCCACGGAGAGCCGTGCTGGTCATATGGAGACTGGGAGGGGGGCCCGGGTAGGGGTCCCCCTGGCACTAACTATACTCGAACTCGCTCGGAAAACCTTCTGGCCCAGTACGATCGCCATGGCCGCTCGTTAGAGATGCTGGACCGAACAGCAGCTGGAGTAGTCTCACCTCGGTTCGAGAGGCCATCATGGCACCAACAGGCTCCAAAGCCGCCCCCCAGGACTGATGCTTACCCAAGACAGGGGGGACATTTTGTTGCATCACAAGCTCCTCTGGTACCacgacacacacagtcacattctAAACACCACCCACAGCCACATACCCAGGCCCACTTGCAGCCCCAGGCCCAACAAGCTGCCCCCCAGACCAGGCGGCTACCCACTGGGCAGAGCATGGACGACCAGCCTGTGGGCTACCGCAGCTACAGCCCCTCTTTTTACCGCAAGACAGGCCGCATCATGCAGCAAGCCCACTCTTTCAGGGACCCCTCATACTCTGGCCCTCACTTGAACTGGAACTCAACACCTAAAACCAGCCCCCCAGAGGTCACAGCGGCGCCCATCACCTCCTCTACGGCCTCTCCCCTTGCCTCCGCCACTCCGGAATCCCAGGATAGAGCTTACAGGCCGACGAACCACGAGAGGGAACGAGGGTCGGTGGAGGGGGAGACGGAGGTGGTGCCACAGACCCAGGAAGTTGTGTTGAGGCAGAAACCTCCGACCGGGCGGAGGAACGCCCACGGCTTGCGTCATCCCCACTACGCGCTGCCCATGGACGGGCTGGAACcctctttgttttccacagATCCTCAGGACCCCGCTCCTGGTTCCTCAGGAGACGTGGCCCCGCGCAAACCAAACGGCAACCTCGCCCCGCTCTCCATAGAGGATGACTCTCTGGCCTCCATCCCCTTCATTG CCATCACCACGGAGCGCTCCAAGTCATGCGACGAAGGACTCAACACGTTCAGGGAGGAAGGCCGGGTCTTCTC GAGGCTACCAAAGAGAGTGAAGAGTTTCTTCACCGACGGG tcgcTGGACAACCTTGGGACAGCAGAGGAGGTTCGATCTAAACGTCACTCCACCTCCGAGCTGGGAAACATCACATACAGCGACGTGCGGCGGGAAGGATGGCTGCACTACAAACAAATCCTCACCGAGAAGGGCAAG AAGGTGGGCAGCGGCATGCGTCCGTGGAAGCGAGTCTTTTCGATACTTCGCTCCCATTCGCTGTTCCTCTACAAGGACAAGAGGGAGGCGGTGCTTCGCGGGGCCACGATCGGTGGCTCGGCGGAGGACGACCAGCCTATCAGCATCCGGGGCTGCCTGGTGGACATCGCATACAGTGAGACCAAACGAAAACACGCCCTGCGACTGACCACGCAGGACTTCTGTGAGTACCTGCTGCAGGCGGAGGACCGGGAGGAAATGCTGGACTGGATAAAAGTCATCAGGGAAAACAGCAAGACAGACagcgag GAACTTGGGTTTTCCAGACAGGCCCTCAtcaataaaaaactgaatgatTACAGAAAACAAAG TCCGACAGGCAGCAAGCCAGACTCGTCTCCCAGGATGGCCCGCATGAAGCCTCCCTTCCTGCTCAACAAGACGGAGAACGCCGCCGCAGCGCCACGCTCCCCAAAGCAAGATGGCAAAG ATGAGAGCAGCCCGCCAAAGTCTCCGTGGGGCATCAAcatcatgaagaaaacaaaaaaggccGGGCCCAAAGCTTTCGGTGTGAGGCTGGAGGATTGTCAGCCTGGTGTAATTAACAAG TTCATCCCATTGATTGTGGAGATCTGCTGCGGCCTGGTGGAGGAGATGGGTCTGGAATACACCGGAATCTACAGGGTCCCAGGGAATAACGCCGTCGTGTCGATGCTTCAGGATCAGCTCAACAAGGGCGATCAGATCAAccctgcagaggag AAGTGGCAGGACCTGAACGTCGTCAGCAGTTTACTCAAATCCTTCTTCAGGAAACTCCCGGAGCCGCTCTTCACCAACG ACAAGTACAACGACTTTATCGATGCCAATCGGATGGACAATGCAACTGACAGATTAAAGACAATGAAGAAACTG ATCCGAGACCTTCCTGATTATTATTTCCACACTCTGAAGTTCCTGGTTGGCCACCTGAAGACGGTGGCAGACAGCGCAGATAAAAACaag ATGGAGCCTCGTAACCTGGCGCTGGTGTTCGGGCCGACGCTGGTTCGGACGTCTGAGGACAACATGAAAGACATGGTCACACACATGCCGGACCGCTACAAGATAGTCGAGACGCTCATCCAGCAT TACATCTGGTTTTTCACTGACGAACTAGACAAGGACGAAAAG ACGCCTGTGGACACGGAGGACGTGCAGCCTGTCCCCAACATCGACCACCTGCTGCCTAACATCGGCAGGACCGCTCTGCTCGGGGAAGCCTCAG ACTCAACCAACAGTGACTCAGCTAAATCGAAG GGGTCGTGGGGGTCAAAGAAGGACCTCACAGCAAAGGATTTCCTGACTCTGTCCATCATGTCAGCTGTATCAGGCCGCAAGCGCAGGAAGCGGCATAACGGCCGCCGCGTGGGCAGCACCGACGACGACGACTCAGAGCACGAGCCAATCAAAGCCggggcagaggagggagaggaggcggcGTCTCCTGCAGGGGACACTGCTCCTCgggcagaggcagaggaagatgacgatgatgaggaagaagaagaagaagaggaagatgaggaagttGTAGAAAGCGGAGTGAAAGAGGAGGTAGAACAAGAGGTGGTGGCGGTTATTCCCAGTCGGCCGTGCtgcaaagaggaagaggatgcagGAGGAAGACAGGCAGTGAtactgctgcaggaggaagaggccaGGGCAGAGGTTAAAGGGCCGGCATGGCGATCGCGGGAGGATGCACGCTCCATTGTTTCCGGTTACTCCACCCTCTCCACCTTAGGGCGCAGCCTGGGgtcagaggggaggggggacgaTGGTGATGACGAGAACAGCGAGCTGGTGAGCGAGACGGACAACGAGAGCGGCTTTGCCTCGCGCTCCCTCACCCAGGAGAGAcccgacaaacacacaaacacacccgtGAACACACAACCGCCAGCAGCCCAGCGCAGCTTCCTCTACACACACTACAAGCCCCCGGTTCTCTCACCCACAAACCTGCTCGCACCGCCCACACCGCTCACACATACACCAGACTCTGCGGagaggagtgaaggaggagCGCGCTCCACCAcgccctcgtcctcctccttctcctcctcctccaccactcacAGACTGCACTCGCGGCCTTCCTTTAACTCCCACAAGCTGATCCAGTGTGACACTCTTGCCAGGAAGAAGATGAAGTCGGAGAAGTCAAATGCTCGCTCCCTGGACATGATGGAGCTGGCCGAGGCCTCCGCCCAGTGCGACGGGGCCGGCTCTGGGTCGGACGGTGCGCCCAGATTGAGGAGGGATACATCCAGAACCAACCCCTCCTCAGGCAGCAGTCAAGAGAGCCTGCGCCCGGCCCGGCCCAAAACCGCTCTGCCGCCCTGCGAGGCCGCCTCCTTCACCCCGACCGGCCCTGGCGGCAGGTCTCTGGCTGAGCAGGTTCGCGCTCGCCTGCTGGGATCCGCCGACGACCTGCGCAGCGTGGGACTGCGAAAACCGCTCTCACCTGAGACGCGGAGGAAGAGACGGGCCTGGCGCAGACACACCGTGGTGGCCTCCCCGACTGAGACGTCCGACAAGAGACCCACTATGATTTTCAATGACTTCCCCCTTTCTCCAATCAATCAAAACCAGGTCAAATCACCAGGGCTGCCTCGGGATGCAGACGTTCTCGATCAAGAACCTACTGCACGTCAAGTACCCACCTCTAGATTCCACCAGTACCTGTGa
- the arhgap23a gene encoding rho GTPase-activating protein 23 isoform X6: MGQNQLDNWSRWPGSSSPSSPLDNHSALGSPASWQEGRAGEPGGVGHSSPAHRTEEIQYGMTSKQPQGQTRGRSYSSSSSSGGPLSSPLQVHYPNHHAVSPPQPQPRKSSSAWSSPPLPQLSHGQNERCQQALTDWFYSQRPEHSGRCIQTRHRSYSQDRLSETRRQQQRSGGWPHSASQDTLLLLQQQSGPGPHGEPCWSYGDWEGGPGRGPPGTNYTRTRSENLLAQYDRHGRSLEMLDRTAAGVVSPRFERPSWHQQAPKPPPRTDAYPRQGGHFVASQAPLVPRHTQSHSKHHPQPHTQAHLQPQAQQAAPQTRRLPTGQSMDDQPVGYRSYSPSFYRKTGRIMQQAHSFRDPSYSGPHLNWNSTPKTSPPEVTAAPITSSTASPLASATPESQDRAYRPTNHERERGSVEGETEVVPQTQEVVLRQKPPTGRRNAHGLRHPHYALPMDGLEPSLFSTDPQDPAPGSSGDVAPRKPNGNLAPLSIEDDSLASIPFIDEPTSPGADLRARHVPASSVVSSGMSSAPAVVTSPASPTFTFPLTRLFSHDCSSIKSSRRSSYLLAITTERSKSCDEGLNTFREEGRVFSRLPKRVKSFFTDGSLDNLGTAEEVRSKRHSTSELGNITYSDVRREGWLHYKQILTEKGKKVGSGMRPWKRVFSILRSHSLFLYKDKREAVLRGATIGGSAEDDQPISIRGCLVDIAYSETKRKHALRLTTQDFCEYLLQAEDREEMLDWIKVIRENSKTDSEELGFSRQALINKKLNDYRKQSPTGSKPDSSPRMARMKPPFLLNKTENAAAAPRSPKQDGKDESSPPKSPWGINIMKKTKKAGPKAFGVRLEDCQPGVINKFIPLIVEICCGLVEEMGLEYTGIYRVPGNNAVVSMLQDQLNKGDQINPAEEKWQDLNVVSSLLKSFFRKLPEPLFTNDKYNDFIDANRMDNATDRLKTMKKLIRDLPDYYFHTLKFLVGHLKTVADSADKNKMEPRNLALVFGPTLVRTSEDNMKDMVTHMPDRYKIVETLIQHYIWFFTDELDKDEKTPVDTEDVQPVPNIDHLLPNIGRTALLGEASDSTNSDSAKSKGSWGSKKDLTAKDFLTLSIMSAVSGRKRRKRHNGRRVGSTDDDDSEHEPIKAGAEEGEEAASPAGDTAPRAEAEEDDDDEEEEEEEEDEEVVESGVKEEVEQEVVAVIPSRPCCKEEEDAGGRQAVILLQEEEARAEVKGPAWRSREDARSIVSGYSTLSTLGRSLGSEGRGDDGDDENSELVSETDNESGFASRSLTQERPDKHTNTPVNTQPPAAQRSFLYTHYKPPVLSPTNLLAPPTPLTHTPDSAERSEGGARSTTPSSSSFSSSSTTHRLHSRPSFNSHKLIQCDTLARKKMKSEKSNARSLDMMELAEASAQCDGAGSGSDGAPRLRRDTSRTNPSSGSSQESLRPARPKTALPPCEAASFTPTGPGGRSLAEQVRARLLGSADDLRSVGLRKPLSPETRRKRRAWRRHTVVASPTETSDKRPTMIFNDFPLSPINQNQVKSPGLPRDADVLDQEPTARQVPTSRFHQYL; this comes from the exons ATGGGCCAGAACCAGCTGGATAACTGGAGTCGCTGGCCAGGCTCTTCCAGCCCCTCTTCACCCCTGGATAACCACTCGGCTTTGGGCAGCCCCGCCAGCTGGCAGGAGGGGCGGGCGGGAGAGCCTGGAGGTGTGGGTCACAGCAGCCCGGCCCACCGCACAGAGGAGATCCAGTATGGTATGACCAGCAAGCAGCCTCAGGGCCAGACCAGGGGGCGCTCctactcttcctcttcctcgtcagGAGGCCCCTTGTCCAGCCCGCTCCAAGTCCACTACCCCAACCACCACGCTGTCAGTCCCCCTCAGCCCCAGCCACGGAAGTCCAGCTCGGCCTGGAGCAGTCCTCCCCTGCCACAGCTCAGCCACGGTCAAAACGAGCGCTGCCAGCAGGCGCTGACTGACTGGTTCTACAGCCAGCGGCCTGAGCACTCAGGACGCTGCATCCAGACGCGCCACCGCAGCTACTCTCAGGACCGACTCAGTGAAAcaaggaggcagcagcagcggtcAGGTGGCTGGCCGCACAGCGCCTCCCAGGACACTCTGCTGTTATTGCAGCAGCAGTCAGGACCAGGACCCCACGGAGAGCCGTGCTGGTCATATGGAGACTGGGAGGGGGGCCCGGGTAGGGGTCCCCCTGGCACTAACTATACTCGAACTCGCTCGGAAAACCTTCTGGCCCAGTACGATCGCCATGGCCGCTCGTTAGAGATGCTGGACCGAACAGCAGCTGGAGTAGTCTCACCTCGGTTCGAGAGGCCATCATGGCACCAACAGGCTCCAAAGCCGCCCCCCAGGACTGATGCTTACCCAAGACAGGGGGGACATTTTGTTGCATCACAAGCTCCTCTGGTACCacgacacacacagtcacattctAAACACCACCCACAGCCACATACCCAGGCCCACTTGCAGCCCCAGGCCCAACAAGCTGCCCCCCAGACCAGGCGGCTACCCACTGGGCAGAGCATGGACGACCAGCCTGTGGGCTACCGCAGCTACAGCCCCTCTTTTTACCGCAAGACAGGCCGCATCATGCAGCAAGCCCACTCTTTCAGGGACCCCTCATACTCTGGCCCTCACTTGAACTGGAACTCAACACCTAAAACCAGCCCCCCAGAGGTCACAGCGGCGCCCATCACCTCCTCTACGGCCTCTCCCCTTGCCTCCGCCACTCCGGAATCCCAGGATAGAGCTTACAGGCCGACGAACCACGAGAGGGAACGAGGGTCGGTGGAGGGGGAGACGGAGGTGGTGCCACAGACCCAGGAAGTTGTGTTGAGGCAGAAACCTCCGACCGGGCGGAGGAACGCCCACGGCTTGCGTCATCCCCACTACGCGCTGCCCATGGACGGGCTGGAACcctctttgttttccacagATCCTCAGGACCCCGCTCCTGGTTCCTCAGGAGACGTGGCCCCGCGCAAACCAAACGGCAACCTCGCCCCGCTCTCCATAGAGGATGACTCTCTGGCCTCCATCCCCTTCATTG ATGAGCCAACCAGCCCCGGCGCTGACTTGCGCGCCCGCCACGTGCCGGCCTCCTCCGTGGTGTCCAGCGGCATGAGTTCGGCGCCCGCCGTTGTCACCAGCCCCGCCTCCCCCACCTTCACCTTCCCCCTCACTAGGCTCTTCTCACATGACTGCA GCAGTATTAAATCCAGTCGCCGTTCCTCCTATCTTCTAGCCATCACCACGGAGCGCTCCAAGTCATGCGACGAAGGACTCAACACGTTCAGGGAGGAAGGCCGGGTCTTCTC GAGGCTACCAAAGAGAGTGAAGAGTTTCTTCACCGACGGG tcgcTGGACAACCTTGGGACAGCAGAGGAGGTTCGATCTAAACGTCACTCCACCTCCGAGCTGGGAAACATCACATACAGCGACGTGCGGCGGGAAGGATGGCTGCACTACAAACAAATCCTCACCGAGAAGGGCAAG AAGGTGGGCAGCGGCATGCGTCCGTGGAAGCGAGTCTTTTCGATACTTCGCTCCCATTCGCTGTTCCTCTACAAGGACAAGAGGGAGGCGGTGCTTCGCGGGGCCACGATCGGTGGCTCGGCGGAGGACGACCAGCCTATCAGCATCCGGGGCTGCCTGGTGGACATCGCATACAGTGAGACCAAACGAAAACACGCCCTGCGACTGACCACGCAGGACTTCTGTGAGTACCTGCTGCAGGCGGAGGACCGGGAGGAAATGCTGGACTGGATAAAAGTCATCAGGGAAAACAGCAAGACAGACagcgag GAACTTGGGTTTTCCAGACAGGCCCTCAtcaataaaaaactgaatgatTACAGAAAACAAAG TCCGACAGGCAGCAAGCCAGACTCGTCTCCCAGGATGGCCCGCATGAAGCCTCCCTTCCTGCTCAACAAGACGGAGAACGCCGCCGCAGCGCCACGCTCCCCAAAGCAAGATGGCAAAG ATGAGAGCAGCCCGCCAAAGTCTCCGTGGGGCATCAAcatcatgaagaaaacaaaaaaggccGGGCCCAAAGCTTTCGGTGTGAGGCTGGAGGATTGTCAGCCTGGTGTAATTAACAAG TTCATCCCATTGATTGTGGAGATCTGCTGCGGCCTGGTGGAGGAGATGGGTCTGGAATACACCGGAATCTACAGGGTCCCAGGGAATAACGCCGTCGTGTCGATGCTTCAGGATCAGCTCAACAAGGGCGATCAGATCAAccctgcagaggag AAGTGGCAGGACCTGAACGTCGTCAGCAGTTTACTCAAATCCTTCTTCAGGAAACTCCCGGAGCCGCTCTTCACCAACG ACAAGTACAACGACTTTATCGATGCCAATCGGATGGACAATGCAACTGACAGATTAAAGACAATGAAGAAACTG ATCCGAGACCTTCCTGATTATTATTTCCACACTCTGAAGTTCCTGGTTGGCCACCTGAAGACGGTGGCAGACAGCGCAGATAAAAACaag ATGGAGCCTCGTAACCTGGCGCTGGTGTTCGGGCCGACGCTGGTTCGGACGTCTGAGGACAACATGAAAGACATGGTCACACACATGCCGGACCGCTACAAGATAGTCGAGACGCTCATCCAGCAT TACATCTGGTTTTTCACTGACGAACTAGACAAGGACGAAAAG ACGCCTGTGGACACGGAGGACGTGCAGCCTGTCCCCAACATCGACCACCTGCTGCCTAACATCGGCAGGACCGCTCTGCTCGGGGAAGCCTCAG ACTCAACCAACAGTGACTCAGCTAAATCGAAG GGGTCGTGGGGGTCAAAGAAGGACCTCACAGCAAAGGATTTCCTGACTCTGTCCATCATGTCAGCTGTATCAGGCCGCAAGCGCAGGAAGCGGCATAACGGCCGCCGCGTGGGCAGCACCGACGACGACGACTCAGAGCACGAGCCAATCAAAGCCggggcagaggagggagaggaggcggcGTCTCCTGCAGGGGACACTGCTCCTCgggcagaggcagaggaagatgacgatgatgaggaagaagaagaagaagaggaagatgaggaagttGTAGAAAGCGGAGTGAAAGAGGAGGTAGAACAAGAGGTGGTGGCGGTTATTCCCAGTCGGCCGTGCtgcaaagaggaagaggatgcagGAGGAAGACAGGCAGTGAtactgctgcaggaggaagaggccaGGGCAGAGGTTAAAGGGCCGGCATGGCGATCGCGGGAGGATGCACGCTCCATTGTTTCCGGTTACTCCACCCTCTCCACCTTAGGGCGCAGCCTGGGgtcagaggggaggggggacgaTGGTGATGACGAGAACAGCGAGCTGGTGAGCGAGACGGACAACGAGAGCGGCTTTGCCTCGCGCTCCCTCACCCAGGAGAGAcccgacaaacacacaaacacacccgtGAACACACAACCGCCAGCAGCCCAGCGCAGCTTCCTCTACACACACTACAAGCCCCCGGTTCTCTCACCCACAAACCTGCTCGCACCGCCCACACCGCTCACACATACACCAGACTCTGCGGagaggagtgaaggaggagCGCGCTCCACCAcgccctcgtcctcctccttctcctcctcctccaccactcacAGACTGCACTCGCGGCCTTCCTTTAACTCCCACAAGCTGATCCAGTGTGACACTCTTGCCAGGAAGAAGATGAAGTCGGAGAAGTCAAATGCTCGCTCCCTGGACATGATGGAGCTGGCCGAGGCCTCCGCCCAGTGCGACGGGGCCGGCTCTGGGTCGGACGGTGCGCCCAGATTGAGGAGGGATACATCCAGAACCAACCCCTCCTCAGGCAGCAGTCAAGAGAGCCTGCGCCCGGCCCGGCCCAAAACCGCTCTGCCGCCCTGCGAGGCCGCCTCCTTCACCCCGACCGGCCCTGGCGGCAGGTCTCTGGCTGAGCAGGTTCGCGCTCGCCTGCTGGGATCCGCCGACGACCTGCGCAGCGTGGGACTGCGAAAACCGCTCTCACCTGAGACGCGGAGGAAGAGACGGGCCTGGCGCAGACACACCGTGGTGGCCTCCCCGACTGAGACGTCCGACAAGAGACCCACTATGATTTTCAATGACTTCCCCCTTTCTCCAATCAATCAAAACCAGGTCAAATCACCAGGGCTGCCTCGGGATGCAGACGTTCTCGATCAAGAACCTACTGCACGTCAAGTACCCACCTCTAGATTCCACCAGTACCTGTGa